From the Scatophagus argus isolate fScaArg1 chromosome 21, fScaArg1.pri, whole genome shotgun sequence genome, one window contains:
- the birc5a gene encoding baculoviral IAP repeat-containing protein 5a gives MDLCNEEDIKMYFYENRLKTFEGWPFDEDCTCTPENMAKAGFIHTPSENSPDIAMCFFCRKELEGWEPEDDPEKEHKSHSPSCHFIALKKKVEELTVEEFFKLQKERHKFIINKSCNEAISKFEEAAKLRRTDIIKTAMGEE, from the exons ATGGATCTTTGTAACGAAGAAGatatcaaaatgtatttttatgagaACAGACTGAAAACTTTCGAGGGGTGGCCATTCGACGAAGACTGTACATGTACACCGGAGAAC ATGGCCAAAGCTGGCTTCATTCATACCCCTTCAGAGAACAGCCCAGACATCGCTATGTGTTTCTTCTGCCGTAAAGAGCTGGAGGGCTGGGAGCCGGAGGACGACCCAGA AAAGGAGCACAAATCTCATTCACCTTCCTGCCACTTCATCGCCCTGAAGAAGAAAGTGGAAGAACTGACAGTGGAGGAATTCTTCAAACTACAGAAGGAGAGGCACAAGTTCATCATT AACAAATCCTGTAACGAGGCCATCAGCAAGTTTGAAGAGGCAGCCAAACTGAGAAGAACAGATATCATCAAGACAGCCATGGGTGAAGAGTGA